In Mastacembelus armatus chromosome 22, fMasArm1.2, whole genome shotgun sequence, a genomic segment contains:
- the supt7l gene encoding STAGA complex 65 subunit gamma — protein sequence MMRYWGEIPGPAGAPPSRSSFDLLQREFRSVEMQDPPLHQPSAQRPRPTTMLDIPSEPCSLTIHTVQLCQHIRRLRGLLAAAQAQAQGQSSVTSEGGSRTEEADTNLPLRPPTPPAMPDDLLPVDSKGPRQPFQLRHSDPESDFYKGKGEPVTELSWPSCRQLLYQSVATILAHAGFESAHESVLETLTDLVHEHYLRLTRLLRVAVDREARLGASPFPDVVEQVFHEVGIGSVLALQRFWQVRIKDYHSYMLQVSKDLSEEYERLVNPEKALEDSKPPGIKEEPMSDIPFPVSEEPEADLASGDQALPMGVLGAHSERLTSGLDGDHSPHTSGGGAASNSPPWPQVKMEPQDGEEGQGAGHHHHHHHHQHGVLGGDVFEEGGPMSTMSESGGAMAPSPGGPASDGSYVSHSPDSLMGTSPVFNQRPKKRAKKM from the exons ATGATGCGTTACTGGGGAGAGATCCCTGGACCTGCAGGGGCCCCTCCCAGTCGCAGCTCTTTTGACTTGCTCCAGCGTGAGTTTCGCTCTGTGGAGATGCAAGACCCCCCGCTGCACCAGCCCTCGGCCCAGCGTCCACGGCCCACCACAATGTTGGACATCCCCTCCGAGCCCTGCAGCCTCACCATCCACACAGTGCAGCTGTGTCAGCACATCCGCCGCCTCCGTGGCCTCTTGGCAGCAGCCCAGGCCCAGGCTCAGGGCCAGAGCTCAGTGACCTCTGAGGGAGGCAGCAGGACAGAAGAGGCCGATACTAACCTGCCCCTTCGTCCTCCCACCCCACCTGCCATGCCAGATGACCTGTTACCTGTGGACAGCAAAGGTCCCCGGCAACCCTTCCAGCTCCGCCACAGTGACCCTGAAAGTGACTTTTATAA GGGGAAAGGCGAGCCTGTCACAGAGCTGAGCTGGCCGTCCTGCAGACAGCTCCTCTATCAGTCAGTGGCCACCATTCTGGCCCACGCTGGCTTTGAGTCTGCTCATGAGAGCGTTCTGGAGACTCTGACTGACCTGGTTCATGAACATTACCTGCGCCTCACCCGCCTGCTTCGGGTGGCAGTAGACCGGGAGGCACGGTTAGGAGCCAGTCCGTTCCCCGATGTTGTGGAACAAGTGTTCCACGAGGTGGGCATCGGCAGCGTGCTGGCCTTGCAGCGCTTCTGGCAAGTGAGGATCAAGGACTATCACAGCTACATGCTGCAG GTCAGTAAGGATCTGTCAGAAGAATACGAGCGACTAGTGAACCCAGAGAAGGCTCTGGAGGACTCCAAGCCCCCGGGGATTAAAGAGGAGCCCATGAGTGACATTCCCTTTCCTGTCAGTGAGGAGCCAGAGGCTGACCTGGCATCAGGGGACCAGGCTCTCCCCATGGGGGTCCTTGGGGCCCACAGTGAGAGGCTGACTTCAGGCTTGGATGGTGACCACTCTCCTCATACCTCAG gtGGAGGCGCAGCCAGCAACTCTCCTCCATGGCCACAGGTCAAAATGGAGCcacaggatggagaggaggGTCAGGGTGCTggccatcatcaccaccatcaccatcatcaacACGGTGTCCTGGGAGGGGATGTGTTTGAAGAAGGGGGGCCTATGTCCACAATGAGTGAGTCGGGAGGAGCCATGGCGCCCTCTCCTGGAGGCCCGGCATCAGACGGCAGCTATGTCTCTCATTCACCTGACTCCCTGATGGGCACATCGCCTGTCTTCAACCAGAGGCCCAAGAAAAGGGCGAAGAAGATGTAA